In Woeseia oceani, one DNA window encodes the following:
- the yrfG gene encoding GMP/IMP nucleotidase — translation MSASKLLRDCDTLMLDMDGTLLDLAFDNFMWLQHIPSEYARKHGLEHEVATRQLYAQFRSLQGQLDWYCLDHWSERLGLDVLALHRAERARIGWLPGAMEFLQSVQQGGQRVLLVTNSHPDTLAVKSEVTGIEKYFAGIYTSHQFGYPKEDQRFWQALAAAEGFDPRSTMFVDDTETVLASARDYGVKHVVKITRPDSSAAVRDAGAYLSVEGVAELLPA, via the coding sequence ATGAGCGCCAGCAAATTACTCCGGGATTGCGACACTTTGATGCTCGACATGGACGGAACGCTGCTCGACCTGGCGTTCGATAACTTCATGTGGCTGCAACACATTCCGTCGGAGTACGCGCGCAAGCACGGCCTCGAGCACGAAGTCGCGACCCGGCAGTTGTACGCGCAGTTCCGGAGCTTGCAGGGACAGTTGGACTGGTATTGTCTCGATCACTGGAGCGAGCGCCTCGGCCTTGACGTGCTGGCGTTGCACCGCGCGGAACGCGCCCGGATAGGCTGGTTGCCCGGTGCGATGGAATTTCTGCAGTCCGTGCAACAAGGCGGGCAACGGGTTTTGTTGGTGACGAATTCACACCCGGACACGCTGGCCGTTAAATCCGAGGTGACGGGTATCGAAAAGTATTTCGCGGGGATCTATACCTCGCACCAGTTCGGATACCCGAAAGAAGACCAGCGCTTCTGGCAGGCACTGGCGGCGGCAGAGGGCTTCGACCCGCGCTCAACCATGTTTGTGGACGATACCGAGACCGTACTCGCCAGTGCCCGCGACTACGGTGTAAAGCATGTTGTAAAGATCACCCGCCCCGATTCGTCCGCCGCTGTGCGCGACGCCGGAGCCTACCTTAGCGTGGAAGGTGTGGCAGAACTGCTGCCTGCCTGA
- the cysQ gene encoding 3'(2'),5'-bisphosphate nucleotidase CysQ, producing MQLQPLIKPVTELAHAAGAAILTVYGSEFAVEHKGDDSPLTKADLASNRIIVEGLRQLTPDMPLISEEIGLPPFAERRQWPRYWLIDPLDGTREFVNRNDEFTVNIALIDNHRPVLGIVYVPVLGLTYVAAAGVGASRQLAGGAPEPISVAAQSASPPRVVGSRSHRGTSLDAYLAALGEYELLAMGSSLKFCRVAEGAADLYPRLGPTSEWDTAAAQAVVEQAGGQVLCPNGEPLLYNTKEDILNGHFFVIGPRDRNWLEAVGTEHSA from the coding sequence ATGCAGTTACAGCCCCTGATCAAGCCCGTTACCGAACTGGCGCACGCAGCTGGCGCTGCAATTCTCACGGTTTACGGCAGCGAATTCGCCGTCGAACACAAGGGCGATGACTCGCCACTGACCAAAGCCGACCTGGCTTCCAATCGCATCATTGTGGAAGGGCTGCGGCAGCTAACACCCGATATGCCACTGATCTCGGAAGAAATTGGCTTGCCGCCGTTTGCCGAACGCCGCCAATGGCCACGCTACTGGCTGATAGACCCGTTGGACGGCACCCGCGAGTTCGTCAACCGGAACGACGAGTTCACCGTCAACATCGCGCTGATCGACAACCACCGGCCTGTTCTCGGCATCGTGTACGTACCGGTGCTCGGCCTGACCTATGTGGCGGCGGCCGGTGTCGGTGCGAGCCGCCAGCTCGCCGGAGGCGCGCCCGAACCCATTTCCGTGGCAGCACAGTCAGCATCGCCGCCGCGCGTCGTAGGCAGCCGCTCACACCGCGGTACCAGCCTGGATGCCTACCTCGCCGCGCTCGGCGAATACGAGTTGCTGGCAATGGGCAGTTCGCTGAAGTTTTGTCGGGTCGCCGAAGGCGCCGCTGATCTCTACCCCCGGCTGGGACCTACCTCGGAATGGGATACGGCTGCGGCGCAGGCTGTTGTTGAACAAGCAGGCGGTCAGGTTTTATGCCCCAATGGCGAGCCGTTGTTATACAACACCAAAGAAGACATACTCAATGGTCACTTCTTTGTCATCGGACCGCGTGATCGAAACTGGCTGGAAGCAGTTGGCACCGAGCATAGCGCGTAA
- a CDS encoding DUF465 domain-containing protein produces the protein MRDKIDTECFREYAKLRELRINHRDLDDLIDRLSHDPLVDQLRIRRLKKRRLILKDMITRLESDIIPDLDA, from the coding sequence ATGAGAGACAAGATCGACACCGAGTGTTTTCGGGAATACGCGAAACTGCGGGAGCTGCGAATCAACCATCGGGATCTCGATGATCTGATCGACCGTCTGTCGCACGATCCGCTGGTAGATCAGCTGCGAATTCGCCGCCTGAAAAAACGCCGCTTGATACTCAAAGACATGATCACTCGCCTCGAAAGCGACATCATCCCGGATCTCGACGCCTGA
- the trhO gene encoding oxygen-dependent tRNA uridine(34) hydroxylase TrhO — protein sequence MLNVVSFYRFVDVPEPAAIQRNLQALCEKEALLGTVLLADEGFNGTLAGSADGIAAILQWLQDTLQLPTPVDARWTEADAAPFRKLRIRIKNEIVTLGRPDIRPQQRTGQHVSPREWNTLLDDPATLVIDTRNHYEIEVGTFPGALDPGTDSFRQFPEFVEQLDVNDRDRPVAMFCTGGIRCEKASALMQELGFSQVYQLQGGILNYLSTTADDDNRWDGECFVFDSRVAVDRDLAEGGYEQCHACRRPLSADDLQSADYREGVSCPQCINELESERELRLEERRRQVRLARERGGQHIGVPQQPKKNG from the coding sequence GTGTTGAACGTTGTTTCCTTTTATCGATTTGTCGATGTACCTGAGCCAGCCGCGATCCAGCGCAATCTGCAGGCGCTGTGTGAAAAGGAGGCTTTGCTGGGCACGGTATTGCTGGCGGACGAAGGGTTCAATGGCACCCTGGCAGGCTCTGCTGACGGTATTGCGGCGATCTTGCAATGGCTGCAGGACACGCTGCAATTGCCGACGCCGGTTGATGCACGCTGGACCGAGGCCGATGCGGCACCCTTTCGCAAGCTGCGGATACGCATCAAGAACGAAATCGTCACCCTTGGCCGACCGGACATCCGGCCGCAACAGCGTACGGGACAGCACGTCAGTCCCCGTGAGTGGAATACGCTGCTCGATGATCCCGCAACACTCGTTATCGACACCCGCAATCATTACGAAATTGAAGTGGGTACGTTTCCAGGGGCGCTGGACCCCGGCACTGACAGCTTCCGGCAGTTCCCCGAGTTCGTCGAGCAGCTTGACGTGAATGATCGCGATCGACCGGTCGCCATGTTTTGTACCGGCGGCATACGCTGCGAGAAGGCCAGTGCACTGATGCAGGAACTCGGGTTTTCGCAGGTTTACCAGTTACAGGGCGGGATACTGAATTACTTGTCCACGACAGCGGATGACGACAATCGCTGGGACGGCGAGTGTTTTGTTTTTGACAGCCGGGTCGCTGTTGATCGTGACCTTGCCGAAGGCGGTTACGAACAATGCCACGCCTGCCGCCGGCCATTATCCGCTGACGACCTGCAGTCAGCGGATTACCGCGAGGGCGTTTCTTGCCCGCAATGCATCAATGAACTTGAGAGTGAGCGCGAGCTGCGCCTGGAAGAGAGGCGGCGCCAGGTGCGGCTTGCGCGTGAGCGGGGCGGACAGCACATTGGCGTGCCGCAACAGCCCAAGAAAAACGGCTGA